One Phycisphaerales bacterium genomic window carries:
- the atpA gene encoding F0F1 ATP synthase subunit alpha, whose product MKIRTDEIASVIRTELEQYANELEVSEVGRVVEVGDGIARVYGLANAMAGELLEFQSEGGAVMGQVMNLEMDTVGAVIYGDYLKVKEGDLVKSTSRLLEVPVGEGLLGRVVDPLGRPLDDGPAIEAAEYRKVDIIAPGIADRQPVSEPLQFGVKAVDAMIPVGRGQRELVIGDRKTGKTAVCIDAIINQKQYWGTEDAVVCIYVAVGQKESTVAGVVEKLKKHGAMDYTIVVNAASSDPAPMQYVAPYSGCAMGEYFMWQGKEGKTPKHALLVYDDLSKQAVAYRQLSLLLRRPPGREAYPGDVFYLHSRLLERATKLSDENGGGSLTALPIIETQEGDVSAYIPTNVISITDGQIYLEPELFFSGVRPAINVGISVSRVGGAAQIGAMKKIAGSLRLDLAAYRELEAFAQLGTELDKATQNQLDRGARMVELLKQPEFTPFHVVDQVISIFAGTRGYLDEVALEDVRQFEKDLLEAFQTSYKPLWDKLDTERKLTDEINKELEEALKNFSGDWVRKQKSGKKAEPAAAGV is encoded by the coding sequence GTGAAGATCCGAACCGACGAGATCGCCAGCGTCATCCGTACCGAGCTCGAGCAGTACGCCAACGAGCTCGAGGTCTCCGAGGTCGGCCGCGTGGTCGAGGTCGGCGACGGCATCGCCCGCGTCTACGGCCTGGCCAACGCCATGGCCGGCGAGCTGCTCGAGTTCCAGAGCGAGGGCGGCGCCGTCATGGGCCAGGTCATGAACCTGGAGATGGACACCGTGGGCGCCGTCATCTACGGCGACTATCTGAAGGTCAAGGAGGGCGACCTGGTCAAGAGCACCAGCCGCCTGCTCGAGGTGCCCGTGGGCGAGGGCCTGCTGGGCCGCGTGGTCGACCCGCTGGGGCGTCCTCTTGATGATGGCCCGGCGATCGAGGCCGCCGAGTACCGCAAGGTCGACATCATCGCACCGGGCATCGCCGACCGCCAGCCGGTGAGCGAGCCGCTGCAGTTCGGCGTCAAGGCCGTCGACGCGATGATCCCCGTGGGCCGCGGCCAGCGCGAGCTGGTCATCGGCGACCGCAAGACCGGCAAGACCGCCGTCTGCATCGACGCCATCATCAACCAGAAGCAGTACTGGGGCACCGAAGACGCGGTGGTGTGCATCTACGTCGCCGTCGGCCAGAAGGAATCCACCGTCGCCGGCGTGGTCGAGAAGCTCAAGAAGCACGGCGCGATGGACTACACCATCGTCGTCAACGCGGCCAGCAGCGACCCGGCCCCCATGCAGTACGTCGCGCCCTACTCGGGCTGCGCGATGGGCGAGTACTTCATGTGGCAGGGCAAGGAAGGCAAGACGCCCAAGCACGCGTTGCTTGTCTACGACGACCTGAGCAAGCAGGCCGTGGCGTACCGCCAGCTCTCGCTGCTCCTGCGTCGCCCGCCCGGCCGCGAGGCCTACCCCGGCGACGTGTTCTACCTGCACAGCCGCCTGCTGGAGCGCGCCACCAAGCTGAGCGACGAGAACGGCGGCGGCTCGCTGACGGCCCTGCCGATCATCGAGACCCAGGAAGGCGACGTGTCGGCGTACATCCCCACCAACGTGATCTCGATCACCGACGGGCAGATCTATCTCGAGCCGGAACTGTTCTTCAGTGGTGTTCGCCCGGCCATCAACGTCGGTATCTCCGTGAGCCGCGTGGGCGGCGCCGCCCAGATCGGCGCGATGAAGAAGATCGCCGGCTCGCTGCGACTGGACCTGGCCGCCTACCGCGAGCTCGAGGCCTTCGCGCAGCTCGGCACCGAGCTGGACAAGGCCACGCAGAACCAGCTCGACCGCGGCGCCCGCATGGTCGAGCTGCTCAAGCAGCCCGAGTTCACGCCCTTCCACGTGGTCGACCAGGTCATCTCGATCTTCGCCGGCACGCGTGGCTACCTCGACGAGGTCGCCCTGGAAGACGTCCGCCAGTTCGAGAAGGACCTGCTCGAGGCCTTCCAGACCAGCTACAAGCCGCTGTGGGACAAGCTCGACACCGAGCGCAAGCTCACCGACGAGATCAACAAGGAACTCGAAGAAGCGCTCAAGAACTTCAGCGGCGACTGGGTCCGCAAGCAGAAGAGCGGCAAGAAGGCCGAGCCGGCCGCCGCAGGCGTCTAA
- a CDS encoding PEP-CTERM sorting domain-containing protein (PEP-CTERM proteins occur, often in large numbers, in the proteomes of bacteria that also encode an exosortase, a predicted intramembrane cysteine proteinase. The presence of a PEP-CTERM domain at a protein's C-terminus predicts cleavage within the sorting domain, followed by covalent anchoring to some some component of the (usually Gram-negative) cell surface. Many PEP-CTERM proteins exhibit an unusual sequence composition that includes large numbers of potential glycosylation sites. Expression of one such protein has been shown restore the ability of a bacterium to form floc, a type of biofilm.), with protein sequence MHTTRILAVVAAAGAATLAHGQVVSFSGDMAASSEQTGAMFSGSLEYTYLGGNDGRLSIDVTNDSPLAVGGFMTGLVFRASGDNDPLATLLASADPVSFLDLGSFHASPFGQFDGGAAVGANWLGGGDPSVGLGIGESGRFIFEISSADAGSLTSNDFIGSVDSPGMVMRFRGLEGGLSDKVPVFVPAPSALALLGMGGLLAIRRRR encoded by the coding sequence ATGCATACCACACGCATTCTGGCGGTTGTCGCCGCAGCCGGGGCAGCAACCCTGGCCCATGGGCAGGTCGTCAGCTTCAGCGGCGATATGGCGGCGAGCAGCGAGCAGACCGGAGCCATGTTCTCCGGCAGCCTCGAGTACACCTATCTGGGCGGCAACGACGGCCGGCTGAGCATTGACGTCACGAACGACTCGCCCCTGGCGGTCGGTGGCTTCATGACCGGCCTGGTCTTCAGGGCCTCGGGCGACAACGACCCGCTGGCCACCCTGCTGGCTTCGGCCGACCCCGTATCGTTCCTGGATCTGGGCTCGTTTCATGCCAGTCCGTTTGGGCAGTTCGACGGCGGTGCCGCCGTCGGTGCCAACTGGCTTGGCGGTGGCGATCCCTCCGTCGGTCTTGGCATCGGGGAAAGCGGCCGATTCATCTTCGAGATCAGTTCGGCCGACGCCGGGAGCCTGACCTCGAACGACTTCATCGGCTCGGTCGATAGCCCCGGCATGGTGATGCGTTTCCGCGGGCTCGAAGGCGGCCTGTCCGACAAGGTGCCCGTGTTTGTTCCGGCGCCCTCGGCCTTGGCATTGCTCGGCATGGGTGGCCTGCTGGCGATCCGTCGCCGCCGCTGA
- a CDS encoding GC-type dockerin domain-anchored protein codes for MTRSLLAIIAFATAQPALAQYAVHTLEPPAGATDTVVTAIDADGTIVGSANLPTGRIAVLWASFDSPPQLLGTLDGGANSEAISVANGLVVGVSDRDCGQRGAFLWTAAGGLVPAGPSACVPVQPVSVNGSGDVLMQVGEPPLPIVWPLGGGSPRPVDTWGQPATALRLDPDGRVLGASRFHPDATGTERAIEWPASGPGRLLDRLDPDAGGLDAAVDRHASGLIVGFARLGSVSRAAVWNASGEPIDAGEALGPGIRSDLVRINADGLAVGSSSLGAFIWTADAGAQLLEDLVDESGDGWQLNLSQDINDEGIIVGNGTSPSGQPRAFVLVEGGLACRADMDGDGALTIFDFLAFQNLFDGGDARADFDGDGSLTIFDFLAFQNAFDTGC; via the coding sequence ATGACCAGATCGCTCCTTGCCATCATCGCGTTCGCGACCGCCCAGCCGGCCCTCGCCCAGTACGCCGTTCACACGCTCGAACCCCCGGCAGGGGCCACCGACACGGTGGTCACCGCGATCGATGCCGATGGGACGATCGTGGGCTCGGCCAACCTGCCTACCGGCCGAATCGCCGTGCTCTGGGCGTCGTTCGACTCGCCGCCGCAACTGCTCGGCACGCTCGATGGCGGCGCCAATAGCGAGGCGATCTCCGTGGCCAACGGCCTGGTCGTGGGCGTCAGCGACCGGGACTGCGGCCAGCGGGGGGCGTTCCTGTGGACCGCCGCTGGCGGGCTCGTGCCGGCGGGCCCGTCGGCGTGCGTTCCGGTCCAGCCCGTCAGCGTGAATGGATCGGGGGACGTGCTGATGCAAGTGGGCGAGCCGCCGCTGCCCATCGTGTGGCCGCTGGGCGGGGGCTCACCGCGTCCGGTGGATACCTGGGGCCAGCCGGCCACCGCGCTGCGGCTGGACCCCGACGGTCGCGTCCTTGGCGCATCGCGATTCCACCCGGATGCCACCGGCACCGAGCGCGCCATCGAGTGGCCGGCTTCCGGGCCCGGCAGGTTGCTCGATCGTCTCGATCCGGACGCCGGTGGGTTGGACGCGGCCGTTGACCGCCATGCCTCGGGCCTCATCGTCGGCTTCGCACGCCTGGGCTCGGTCTCTCGGGCCGCCGTGTGGAACGCATCGGGCGAGCCCATCGACGCCGGCGAGGCGCTGGGCCCGGGGATTCGGTCGGACCTGGTCCGCATCAACGCCGACGGGCTTGCCGTGGGCTCTTCGTCGCTGGGGGCCTTCATCTGGACCGCGGATGCCGGGGCGCAACTGCTCGAGGACCTCGTCGATGAATCGGGCGACGGGTGGCAATTGAACCTGTCGCAGGACATCAACGACGAGGGCATCATCGTGGGCAACGGCACGAGCCCATCCGGGCAGCCGCGCGCCTTCGTGCTCGTGGAGGGTGGCCTCGCGTGCCGCGCCGACATGGACGGCGATGGCGCCCTGACGATCTTCGACTTCCTGGCCTTCCAGAACCTGTTCGATGGCGGCGACGCGCGCGCCGACTTCGACGGCGACGGATCGCTGACGATCTTCGATTTCCTGGCGTTCCAGAACGCGTTCGATACCGGCTGCTGA
- a CDS encoding GC-type dockerin domain-anchored protein translates to MDQRPVPGRRRGAYDEASATLSEGDTKVYEGKIGVDEDVSAVTGIPTGPSFHFAVSNVWYKDNRIPPRGFTQAGFEAVQAQPVGYHYDDGQYWDDTRYAIPPRAARAEVSVYYQTASRAYIEFLRDENATNDAGQVMFEQWEQLGKSPPVLMDEGSIDLPAPCAADLDGDGVLTLFDFLRFQNLFDSGDPRADFDGDGSLTIFDFLAFQNAFDAGC, encoded by the coding sequence GTGGATCAACGTCCGGTTCCTGGACGCCGACGGGGCGCCTACGACGAGGCGTCGGCCACGCTCAGCGAGGGCGACACGAAGGTCTACGAGGGCAAGATCGGGGTGGACGAAGACGTGTCGGCCGTCACCGGCATCCCGACGGGACCCAGCTTCCACTTTGCCGTCAGCAACGTCTGGTACAAGGACAACCGCATCCCGCCGCGCGGATTCACGCAGGCCGGGTTCGAGGCCGTGCAGGCCCAACCGGTCGGCTACCACTACGACGATGGGCAGTACTGGGACGACACGCGATACGCCATCCCGCCGCGGGCCGCGCGCGCCGAGGTGTCGGTCTACTACCAGACGGCGTCACGCGCGTACATCGAGTTCCTGCGCGACGAGAACGCCACCAACGATGCGGGGCAGGTGATGTTCGAGCAGTGGGAGCAACTGGGCAAGAGCCCGCCGGTGCTCATGGACGAGGGAAGCATCGACCTGCCGGCCCCGTGCGCCGCCGACCTGGACGGCGACGGCGTGCTGACGCTGTTCGACTTCCTGCGATTCCAGAACCTGTTCGACTCGGGCGACCCGCGCGCCGACTTCGACGGCGACGGATCGCTGACGATCTTCGACTTCCTGGCGTTCCAGAACGCGTTCGATGCCGGCTGCTGA
- a CDS encoding GC-type dockerin domain-anchored protein produces the protein MKIAALLVLAAFALTASSRAMAQCEPQRFWPDFEPRPLEFGVAVAINDEHLLVVDRFADKVYTYRKGGDGDWTFNHTVPGASGGAISLDGDRFLTGSLGVEAWGGGIVYEFNGERWSESGRIESFDDARWRYWGYCVTLFGDRAAMCNPNGAALLFREVEPGMWVHDDPMVVPSGVTGSGFGAALTMDGRFFVVGAPTEPITGIHNGAVYVYEWDTEGNPQFVQRLEPPAASVGPRLGSSLALIGDTLVVGAAGAQIGREVFGAVYVYERTDDGWQMKQELQAPEPEDGAFFGGSIAIHGDLLAIGATGEYSGGDGRGTVHLYRRTSESTWQHVDEVTLQGAVGTGYGVALDLASEQLVVGGRDTAHMGYDQGVADIYDLACLLCKPDLDLDGTLTIFDFLVFANLFQDGRSEADFDGDGELTIFDFLAFQDAFQAGCP, from the coding sequence ATGAAAATCGCTGCTTTGCTTGTCCTCGCGGCCTTCGCGCTGACCGCCTCGTCCCGAGCCATGGCCCAATGCGAGCCCCAGCGGTTCTGGCCCGATTTCGAGCCCAGGCCGCTCGAATTCGGCGTGGCGGTTGCCATTAACGACGAGCACCTCTTGGTCGTCGATCGCTTCGCGGACAAGGTCTATACGTATCGCAAGGGCGGCGACGGGGACTGGACGTTCAACCACACGGTGCCCGGCGCCAGCGGCGGGGCCATTTCCCTCGATGGGGATCGCTTCCTGACGGGGAGCCTGGGCGTGGAAGCCTGGGGCGGGGGGATCGTGTACGAGTTCAATGGCGAGCGTTGGAGCGAGAGTGGGCGGATCGAGTCATTCGACGACGCGCGGTGGCGATACTGGGGCTACTGCGTCACCCTCTTCGGCGATCGGGCGGCGATGTGCAATCCAAACGGTGCCGCATTGCTATTTCGAGAGGTTGAGCCCGGAATGTGGGTGCACGACGATCCAATGGTTGTGCCAAGCGGAGTGACGGGGAGCGGCTTTGGTGCGGCATTGACCATGGACGGGCGTTTCTTCGTAGTCGGTGCTCCTACCGAACCAATCACGGGCATCCACAACGGCGCGGTATATGTCTACGAGTGGGACACCGAAGGCAACCCGCAATTCGTCCAGAGGCTCGAACCGCCCGCCGCGTCGGTTGGGCCGAGGTTGGGATCCTCGCTCGCGCTCATAGGCGACACGCTGGTCGTTGGGGCGGCGGGAGCGCAGATCGGCCGTGAGGTATTCGGTGCGGTCTACGTCTATGAGAGAACCGACGATGGATGGCAGATGAAGCAGGAGTTGCAGGCGCCGGAACCGGAGGATGGAGCGTTTTTCGGTGGCTCGATCGCGATACACGGTGACCTCCTCGCTATTGGCGCCACCGGCGAGTACTCCGGTGGTGATGGGCGAGGGACGGTCCACTTGTACCGACGTACCAGCGAAAGCACGTGGCAGCACGTGGACGAAGTGACCCTCCAGGGCGCCGTTGGTACCGGCTATGGTGTGGCGCTTGACTTAGCAAGCGAGCAGTTGGTGGTCGGCGGTCGGGATACGGCTCACATGGGCTACGACCAGGGCGTGGCCGACATCTACGACCTCGCCTGCCTGCTCTGCAAGCCCGACCTCGACCTCGACGGCACCCTCACCATCTTCGACTTCCTCGTATTCGCCAACCTCTTCCAGGACGGGAGGAGCGAGGCCGACTTCGACGGCGACGGCGAGCTGACGATCTTCGACTTCCTGGCGTTCCAGGACGCATTCCAGGCCGGCTGCCCCTGA
- a CDS encoding DUF2752 domain-containing protein, which yields MAEQDQHTPLRSGADQPPTSPPPEEPRTVGPRLLGAIVALVAAAPLAVGAALTPAAEGHGTHTRLGLPSCSWVVAFDAPCPTCGMTTAVTHAAHGDLIGSFLVQPAGAIFSVVAAIAFWCGLHGAITGAETVRQSARIFRGRTWWLIGGILLAAWAYKMVVFERG from the coding sequence GTGGCCGAACAGGACCAACACACCCCCCTGCGCAGCGGGGCCGACCAGCCCCCCACCAGCCCGCCGCCCGAGGAGCCGCGGACGGTGGGGCCGCGGCTGCTGGGGGCGATCGTGGCCCTGGTGGCGGCGGCGCCGTTGGCGGTGGGCGCGGCGCTGACCCCGGCCGCCGAGGGCCACGGCACCCACACGCGGCTGGGGCTTCCCAGTTGCTCGTGGGTGGTCGCCTTCGACGCCCCGTGCCCCACGTGCGGGATGACCACGGCGGTGACCCACGCGGCCCACGGCGACCTGATCGGCTCGTTCCTCGTGCAGCCGGCCGGGGCGATATTCTCCGTGGTCGCGGCGATCGCCTTCTGGTGCGGGCTGCACGGGGCGATCACGGGTGCCGAGACGGTGCGGCAGAGCGCCAGGATCTTCCGGGGCCGCACGTGGTGGCTCATTGGCGGCATCCTGTTGGCCGCATGGGCGTACAAGATGGTCGTCTTCGAGCGTGGGTGA
- a CDS encoding TlpA disulfide reductase family protein codes for MAGALVTSNGMVNASQDGTMGQQATQQDYTLETLLSRDLTYASPGNERYDEAWAKIQSQLGKPAPSFQVGEWQALDDDFKGGDIKSMRGEIVVIDFWGTWCPPCRAAMPKNTEMAQKYAEKDVRFVGICNTRGSDKMMETAEANNGLFAMAADQDDKTKDAYGVQWWPYYVIVDREGIVRAAGVRSDKISTVVDRLLVLQPPKDKQEGEMAPRTRNR; via the coding sequence ATGGCCGGTGCGCTGGTTACGTCCAATGGCATGGTCAACGCCAGCCAGGACGGAACCATGGGCCAGCAGGCGACCCAGCAGGACTACACGCTCGAGACGCTGCTCTCGCGCGACCTGACCTATGCCTCGCCGGGCAACGAGCGCTACGACGAGGCCTGGGCGAAGATCCAGAGCCAGCTCGGCAAGCCCGCCCCCAGCTTCCAGGTTGGCGAGTGGCAGGCCCTGGACGACGATTTCAAGGGCGGCGACATCAAGTCGATGCGCGGCGAGATCGTCGTGATCGACTTCTGGGGCACCTGGTGCCCGCCCTGCCGCGCGGCCATGCCCAAGAACACCGAGATGGCCCAGAAGTACGCCGAGAAGGACGTGCGATTCGTGGGCATCTGCAACACCCGCGGCAGCGACAAGATGATGGAGACCGCCGAGGCCAACAACGGCCTGTTCGCCATGGCCGCCGACCAGGACGACAAGACCAAGGACGCGTACGGCGTGCAGTGGTGGCCCTATTACGTCATCGTTGATCGCGAGGGCATCGTTCGCGCCGCCGGCGTTCGCAGCGACAAGATTTCGACGGTCGTCGATCGCCTGCTCGTGCTCCAGCCGCCCAAGGACAAGCAGGAAGGCGAGATGGCGCCGCGCACCCGCAACCGCTGA
- a CDS encoding hydroxymethylglutaryl-CoA lyase: MAQQTSPDQVRIVEVGPRDGLQNEAGRVATADKAALVRTLIAAGLPEIELTSFVSPKWIPQLGDATELLEMLAGDLPEQTTFSALVPNMRGMERLLEANEKAIRATGRRAIDKVCLFTAASETFSQKNTNASIAETFERFAPVAAAAREHALELRGYVSCAFACPFEGTIGVDAVVRVATRFVEKLKVDEVSIADTIGQAAPGDIGERIEALAHIDTTRLNLHLHDTFGRAADCVRAGLRAGVRSFDGAVGGLGGCPYASTPGKRAPGNIATATLVQVVEDEGLTTGVVRGTLAEAGQLAEELIARARTGASA, translated from the coding sequence ATGGCCCAGCAGACCTCCCCAGACCAGGTTCGCATCGTCGAAGTCGGGCCGCGCGACGGCCTCCAGAACGAGGCGGGCCGGGTGGCAACGGCCGACAAGGCCGCGCTTGTTCGCACTCTGATCGCGGCCGGGCTCCCCGAAATCGAGTTGACGAGTTTCGTCAGCCCGAAGTGGATTCCGCAACTCGGCGATGCCACGGAATTGCTCGAGATGCTCGCCGGAGACCTGCCCGAGCAGACCACCTTCAGCGCCCTCGTTCCAAACATGAGGGGCATGGAGCGCTTGCTGGAAGCGAACGAGAAGGCCATCAGGGCCACGGGCCGGCGCGCCATCGATAAGGTGTGCCTGTTCACGGCGGCAAGCGAGACCTTCAGCCAGAAGAACACCAACGCGTCCATCGCCGAGACCTTCGAACGTTTTGCGCCCGTCGCCGCAGCGGCCCGTGAGCACGCGCTTGAATTGCGTGGGTACGTCAGCTGTGCGTTTGCGTGTCCGTTCGAGGGCACCATCGGCGTTGACGCCGTGGTCCGCGTCGCCACGCGATTCGTCGAAAAGCTCAAGGTCGACGAGGTGTCCATCGCCGACACCATCGGTCAGGCCGCGCCCGGCGATATCGGTGAGCGGATCGAAGCACTGGCGCACATCGACACGACACGCCTCAACCTGCACCTGCACGACACCTTCGGGCGGGCGGCAGACTGCGTGCGGGCGGGCCTTCGCGCCGGCGTGCGATCGTTCGACGGCGCGGTCGGTGGTCTGGGCGGGTGCCCGTATGCCTCGACCCCCGGCAAGCGGGCGCCGGGAAACATCGCCACCGCCACGCTCGTGCAGGTCGTTGAAGACGAGGGCCTGACAACGGGCGTCGTGCGAGGCACACTGGCAGAAGCCGGGCAACTGGCCGAAGAACTCATCGCCCGCGCACGCACCGGAGCCTCGGCATGA
- a CDS encoding enoyl-CoA hydratase/isomerase family protein — translation MIARERIGDVERLILSRPDRRNALTPAMLADLAGHIERAGDARALLLLGEGRVFCAGFDLDLCVGQQGEANLRSLLTDLSRCVAAMRALPIPVVIGVQGAAIAGGCALLGGGDVVIAHPDAKLGYPVTRLGISPAVSAPFIAVAPGQARRLMLDPGLIDARRAHRIGLVHELHDEPAARAMEQAEHWCAKPAHALADTKHWLNELSPADASQGLDTSLSLVGNDESHRLLAAALEKR, via the coding sequence ATGATCGCACGCGAACGCATCGGCGACGTCGAACGGCTGATCCTGTCTCGGCCCGATCGACGCAACGCGCTTACGCCGGCGATGCTGGCCGACCTGGCCGGGCACATCGAGCGTGCGGGCGATGCACGCGCCTTGCTCTTGCTGGGCGAGGGCAGGGTGTTCTGCGCGGGCTTCGACCTGGACCTGTGCGTGGGCCAGCAGGGCGAGGCCAACCTGCGGAGCCTGCTGACGGACCTGTCGAGATGCGTGGCGGCCATGCGCGCCCTGCCGATCCCGGTCGTCATCGGCGTGCAGGGCGCTGCGATCGCCGGTGGTTGCGCCCTGCTCGGCGGCGGCGACGTCGTGATCGCCCATCCCGACGCGAAGCTGGGCTATCCGGTCACGCGGCTGGGCATTTCTCCCGCCGTGAGCGCTCCGTTCATTGCCGTCGCGCCCGGACAGGCACGGCGATTGATGCTGGACCCCGGATTGATTGATGCCCGCCGGGCCCACCGCATCGGCCTAGTGCACGAGTTGCACGACGAGCCGGCGGCGCGCGCCATGGAGCAGGCCGAGCACTGGTGCGCCAAGCCCGCGCACGCCCTGGCCGACACGAAGCATTGGCTGAACGAACTGTCTCCCGCCGACGCGTCTCAGGGCCTGGACACCTCCCTGTCGCTCGTGGGCAACGACGAATCCCACCGCCTGCTGGCGGCCGCCCTCGAAAAGAGATGA
- a CDS encoding enoyl-CoA hydratase/isomerase family protein → MTDLATLDIDGAIATLTMNRPDARNAMSLPLLDALHARLDELPKDPHVLVLTGAGKSFCAGMDLKSVLGDENAPPKLLHGIARLTTRLRNLPMVVLAKVNGAAIGGGCGLACACDVVLSHADAKLGFPEVDLGVCPAVVAPVLVRKIGAGRARAILLRGGLMNGTQAHEAGIVDELAEDRDTLDAACQRVADRLAAGGPSAIAATKTLLTEIDGSGDDRLAARGADLSASVLATPEARERLAAAFNR, encoded by the coding sequence ATGACCGACCTGGCCACCCTTGATATCGATGGCGCCATCGCCACGCTGACCATGAACCGCCCCGACGCGCGTAACGCGATGTCGCTGCCGCTGCTGGACGCGCTGCACGCCCGGCTCGACGAATTGCCGAAGGATCCGCACGTGCTGGTTCTGACCGGCGCGGGGAAGAGCTTCTGCGCGGGCATGGATCTCAAGAGCGTGCTGGGCGACGAGAACGCACCGCCCAAGCTCCTGCACGGCATCGCGAGGCTGACCACCCGCCTGCGCAACCTGCCCATGGTCGTCCTGGCCAAGGTGAACGGGGCCGCCATTGGGGGCGGATGCGGACTGGCGTGCGCGTGCGACGTCGTGCTGAGCCACGCCGACGCGAAGCTGGGCTTTCCGGAGGTCGACCTGGGCGTGTGCCCCGCCGTCGTGGCGCCCGTGCTGGTCCGAAAGATCGGGGCGGGCAGGGCGCGGGCCATCCTGCTCCGCGGCGGGCTCATGAACGGCACGCAAGCCCACGAGGCAGGCATCGTCGATGAACTGGCGGAAGATCGCGACACGCTCGATGCCGCGTGTCAGCGCGTCGCAGATCGATTAGCCGCCGGCGGCCCGAGCGCTATCGCCGCGACAAAGACGCTGCTGACCGAGATCGATGGCTCGGGAGACGATCGTCTGGCGGCACGCGGCGCCGACCTGAGCGCCTCCGTACTGGCCACGCCCGAAGCGCGCGAGCGACTGGC